The Sulfurimonas hydrogeniphila genome includes a window with the following:
- a CDS encoding ATP-binding cassette domain-containing protein — translation MKMSKLKIIYNNKALVDISFDISSSLALIGQSGSGKSLTIKALLGMLPKEMRVELADNFDFELIVGKTLSFVPQNPFTALSPLTKIKKQFFSEPKRVRELFDEVGLHYDLLERFAPELSGGQLQRVVIAIALESKPRLLLLDEPTTALDPQTKEVILQLLKKLQKKEQFQMLFVTHDIASAKALCEDVAIIKNGRIVESGKMREIIENPQQEYTKILIEASFANRKFRT, via the coding sequence ATGAAAATGTCCAAACTCAAAATTATCTACAACAATAAAGCCTTGGTGGACATCTCCTTTGACATTTCCTCTTCATTGGCATTAATAGGGCAAAGCGGCAGCGGAAAAAGCCTGACAATCAAGGCGCTTCTGGGGATGCTGCCCAAAGAGATGAGAGTAGAGCTTGCAGATAATTTTGATTTTGAACTCATAGTAGGAAAAACCCTCTCTTTTGTGCCGCAGAATCCTTTTACAGCACTCTCTCCACTGACAAAAATCAAAAAACAGTTTTTCAGTGAGCCAAAAAGAGTCAGGGAACTTTTTGATGAAGTCGGTCTGCATTACGATTTGCTCGAACGCTTCGCCCCCGAACTCTCAGGCGGACAACTTCAGCGTGTTGTCATTGCAATTGCGTTAGAATCAAAACCGAGGTTACTTTTACTTGATGAACCGACAACTGCACTTGATCCCCAGACAAAAGAGGTGATACTTCAGCTTTTAAAAAAGTTGCAAAAAAAAGAGCAGTTTCAAATGCTTTTTGTGACACATGACATAGCTTCTGCCAAGGCACTGTGCGAAGATGTTGCTATTATAAAAAACGGAAGAATAGTTGAAAGCGGAAAAATGCGTGAAATAATAGAGAATCCGCAACAAGAGTATACAAAAATATTAATAGAGGCCAGTTTTGCCAACAGGAAATTCAGAACATGA
- a CDS encoding GGDEF domain-containing protein, translating into MYFYKRYSFFINILLAYLLVLFVTLQLSLVWNVILVTLLFMGISILFYRYAKQKHYYKSIIDNSTNIVIVSNEKKLVSANKTFFKYFKGYKNIEEFSQKHHCICEFFEEEEGYIGAVNNGLGWIEYIVKNSEVYHKTKVRIYDKEYYFAISASVLDKKDNLYGIILSDITEQENYKKELEILAVKDSLTKIGNRRFFHKKLDEQILLTQRYHHPFSLIIFDIDFFKKVNDNYGHDTGDKVLVEYTKYIASMLRDTDIFCRIGGEEFIVILPNTTKDKAYALAQKIRESVEKYKAVLPITMSFGVAEYEKGDDDISLYKRVDLALYKAKETGRNKVVLG; encoded by the coding sequence ATGTATTTTTATAAAAGATACAGTTTTTTTATTAATATACTGCTGGCATATCTCCTCGTACTTTTTGTCACATTGCAATTAAGTCTGGTTTGGAATGTTATTCTTGTCACACTTTTGTTTATGGGTATCAGTATTCTGTTTTATCGCTATGCCAAGCAAAAACACTATTATAAAAGTATCATTGACAACTCTACAAATATTGTCATTGTCAGTAATGAAAAAAAGCTTGTTTCTGCAAATAAAACTTTTTTTAAATATTTCAAAGGCTATAAAAATATAGAAGAGTTCTCACAAAAACACCATTGTATATGTGAATTTTTTGAAGAAGAAGAAGGATATATCGGCGCTGTAAACAATGGTCTGGGTTGGATAGAATATATTGTCAAAAATTCTGAGGTATATCACAAAACCAAAGTCAGGATTTACGACAAAGAGTACTATTTTGCTATTTCTGCTTCGGTTCTTGACAAAAAAGACAATCTGTACGGAATTATACTGTCCGATATAACCGAACAGGAAAACTATAAAAAAGAGCTGGAGATTCTGGCTGTAAAAGATTCACTGACAAAGATCGGCAACCGGCGTTTTTTTCATAAAAAACTGGATGAACAGATTTTGCTGACACAGCGCTATCACCATCCGTTTTCGCTGATTATTTTTGACATAGATTTTTTTAAAAAAGTCAATGACAACTATGGGCACGATACAGGCGATAAAGTACTGGTAGAATATACAAAGTATATTGCTTCTATGTTGCGCGATACCGATATTTTTTGCAGAATCGGCGGAGAAGAGTTTATAGTGATCCTGCCAAATACTACGAAAGACAAAGCGTATGCCCTGGCACAAAAGATAAGAGAAAGTGTCGAAAAATACAAAGCTGTTCTGCCTATTACCATGAGCTTTGGTGTTGCAGAGTATGAAAAAGGCGACGATGATATTTCTCTGTATAAAAGAGTTGATTTGGCTCTTTACAAAGCAAAAGAAACAGGGAGAAACAAGGTAGTTCTTGGATGA
- the leuA gene encoding 2-isopropylmalate synthase, protein MKNIPKGKYKPYPKIDLPDRKWPDNSITKAPIWCSVDLRDGNQALINPMDMKKKLELFALLLKLGFKEIEVGFPSASKIEFDFLRKLVNDNLIPDDVTIQVLVQAREHLIAKTFEALEGVQKATVHLYNSTSVAQRKIVFSKTQDEIIDLALEGVDLVKKYEANHNGEIFLEYSPESFTGTELDFAARISNAVTARWGINENRKVIINLPATVEMATPNIYADQIEWMGRHLDNRENVIISTHTHNDRGTSIAATELALLAGADRVEGTLLSNGERTGNVDIITLALNMTSQGIDTGLDFSDINEVVRVVETCTELPTHPRHPYVGELVYTAFSGSHQDAINKGLAYQQAKEDPFWEVPYLPIDPADVGRTYESIIRINSQSGKGGVAYILEHNYGYHLPKAMHPEIGRAVQALSDEKGRELEPEEILEVFKNTYFNIEEHISFVDFTLSSDNGKATCTLTYKYNGDVITSEGEGNGPIDACKNALMQKYKNDFTVKSYSEHSCGDKSSAQAVAYIEIQTKEVLSRFGVGIDNDITVASIKAMFCALNRTFG, encoded by the coding sequence ATGAAGAATATTCCTAAAGGCAAATACAAGCCTTATCCGAAAATAGACTTGCCAGACAGAAAATGGCCGGACAACAGTATAACCAAAGCACCGATATGGTGCAGTGTCGATTTGCGCGATGGCAACCAGGCACTTATCAATCCTATGGATATGAAGAAAAAACTTGAATTATTTGCACTCTTACTTAAACTCGGTTTCAAAGAAATAGAGGTGGGATTCCCCTCTGCTTCCAAAATAGAATTTGATTTTTTGCGCAAACTCGTCAATGACAATCTCATTCCGGATGATGTGACCATTCAGGTACTTGTGCAGGCAAGAGAACATTTGATTGCCAAAACATTTGAAGCATTGGAAGGCGTACAAAAAGCAACGGTACATTTGTATAATTCAACCTCGGTTGCCCAGAGAAAAATAGTGTTTTCAAAAACACAGGATGAAATTATTGACCTTGCCCTGGAGGGTGTTGATTTGGTCAAAAAATATGAAGCCAATCATAACGGAGAGATATTTTTAGAGTATTCTCCAGAGAGTTTTACGGGAACGGAGTTGGATTTTGCGGCACGGATTTCCAATGCCGTAACGGCTCGCTGGGGAATAAACGAAAACAGAAAGGTGATTATAAACCTTCCTGCAACAGTAGAGATGGCGACGCCTAATATTTATGCAGACCAGATAGAATGGATGGGCAGACACCTGGATAATCGTGAAAATGTCATCATCTCGACGCACACGCATAATGACAGAGGCACATCCATCGCTGCAACAGAGTTGGCACTTTTGGCAGGGGCAGACAGAGTCGAGGGAACACTTTTGAGCAACGGAGAGCGGACAGGCAATGTAGACATCATCACCCTTGCCTTAAATATGACCTCCCAGGGGATAGATACGGGGCTTGATTTTTCGGATATCAACGAAGTGGTGCGAGTTGTCGAAACATGTACAGAACTGCCGACACACCCGAGACACCCCTATGTCGGAGAACTTGTTTATACGGCATTTTCCGGTTCCCATCAGGACGCCATTAACAAAGGGCTTGCCTATCAGCAGGCAAAAGAGGACCCTTTTTGGGAAGTGCCTTATCTGCCGATAGATCCGGCTGATGTGGGACGGACGTATGAAAGTATCATCCGTATTAACTCACAATCGGGAAAAGGCGGAGTGGCTTATATACTCGAACACAATTACGGCTACCATTTGCCAAAAGCCATGCATCCTGAAATCGGTCGTGCCGTGCAGGCATTAAGTGATGAAAAAGGACGAGAACTGGAACCCGAAGAGATATTGGAAGTTTTTAAAAATACCTATTTCAATATTGAAGAGCATATCTCTTTTGTAGACTTTACACTCTCCTCAGATAACGGGAAGGCTACATGTACCTTAACGTACAAATACAATGGAGATGTCATTACATCTGAGGGCGAAGGCAACGGACCGATTGATGCCTGCAAGAATGCACTGATGCAAAAGTACAAAAATGATTTTACTGTTAAGTCATACTCGGAACACTCGTGTGGTGACAAAAGCAGTGCACAGGCAGTAGCATACATAGAAATTCAGACAAAAGAGGTACTCTCACGTTTTGGTGTCGGAATAGACAATGACATCACTGTAGCCTCAATCAAAGCCATGTTTTGTGCTTTAAACAGAACCTTTGGCTAA
- the maf gene encoding septum formation inhibitor Maf — translation MPIRLCSSSQTRAMLLKKAGIDFIQESVDFDEESIVANSPKNFVYQATLGKYEANLRVFGYEEYPLLVADTVVTSQGHILRKARCKDDARNILMTQSGNITSIITCMIYHAKQQKIIDISKTDYLFEPFNTQDLERYLESGEWRGKAGACMVEGFCKPYIKEVRGYESTAMGLCVEVLETFMEQN, via the coding sequence ATGCCTATTAGACTCTGCTCATCATCTCAGACACGCGCCATGCTTTTAAAAAAAGCAGGCATTGATTTTATTCAAGAGAGTGTTGATTTTGATGAAGAGAGTATTGTCGCAAACAGCCCGAAAAACTTTGTTTATCAGGCAACTTTGGGCAAGTATGAAGCAAATCTCAGAGTATTTGGCTATGAAGAGTATCCGCTGTTGGTAGCCGATACTGTTGTTACAAGCCAGGGACATATTTTAAGAAAGGCACGCTGCAAAGATGATGCCCGTAATATTTTAATGACGCAGAGCGGAAATATTACGAGTATCATTACATGTATGATATATCATGCAAAACAGCAAAAGATAATAGATATTTCAAAGACAGACTATCTGTTTGAACCATTTAATACACAAGATTTGGAACGTTACTTAGAGAGCGGAGAGTGGCGAGGCAAGGCTGGTGCCTGTATGGTAGAAGGGTTTTGCAAGCCCTACATCAAAGAAGTCAGAGGCTATGAGAGTACGGCAATGGGACTTTGTGTCGAAGTGCTGGAAACTTTTATGGAGCAAAACTGA
- a CDS encoding penicillin-binding protein 1A, with protein sequence MKKLLKRTFVTVLILGFFSPFIILGYYLVSYDYDISSLVDYKPKQTSRIYDKNGEKIANIFDKQHRYYASFNEISPRVIEALVAIEDTTFFEHSGVNFDAIFRAVIKDIKAGKMVEGASTITQQLVKNKLLTREKKLSRKIKELIYSFKLENALTKEQILERYLNEIYFGHGYYGIKTAADGYFHKKLSDLTLKEIAILVGLPKAPSTYAPTKNYDISMGRANRVITRMYTLGWIDDATYKKALAENPVVYNDTLTQNRAPFVVDEVARRFRNMGIDDLKTGGYEIYTTIDLKLQDIGRKSLQYAYDKALERIEKYKEKEAQETEDETFKVQDVNVSQLNGALVSLDSKTGDILALLGSVDYKKSSYNRATQGRRQPGSAFKPFIYQVAIDLGYSGATKLVDIAQTYAYEKNGEEMKWQPKNYEKNYKGLITLREALIHSRNLATINLVNDIGLSQLLRELKKFHIKNLPNDLSIALGTMSMSPLELAQYYTSFSNYGIQVKPHLITSIDQGGSTVYKKEDVSYYITAPTQAFIMTTILRDVVTRGTGRRARVRGIEIAGKTGTTNNNIDAWFAGYSPTVETVVWFGNDDNTPMYHKETGGRVSGPAFAYYFRNLLKLYPQIKRKFDVPEGIIEVKINGKKEYFSDISKPPRSDYSDETESELLF encoded by the coding sequence ATGAAAAAACTACTAAAAAGAACATTTGTAACCGTACTGATTTTAGGGTTTTTCTCACCCTTTATAATTCTTGGCTATTACCTGGTAAGCTATGATTATGATATCTCCTCCTTAGTAGACTACAAACCAAAACAGACAAGCAGAATATATGACAAAAACGGAGAAAAAATAGCAAATATTTTTGATAAACAGCATAGATATTATGCCTCTTTTAATGAGATTTCTCCAAGGGTGATTGAAGCACTTGTTGCCATTGAAGATACAACCTTTTTTGAACATTCCGGCGTTAATTTTGATGCAATTTTTCGGGCAGTTATCAAAGATATCAAAGCAGGAAAGATGGTTGAGGGTGCCAGTACGATTACGCAGCAGTTGGTAAAAAACAAATTATTGACCCGGGAGAAAAAACTTTCACGAAAAATAAAAGAGTTGATATACTCTTTTAAACTTGAAAATGCACTGACAAAAGAGCAGATTCTGGAACGGTATTTAAATGAGATCTATTTTGGGCACGGATATTATGGCATCAAAACAGCTGCAGACGGGTATTTTCACAAGAAGCTCTCTGATTTGACACTTAAAGAGATAGCCATACTTGTGGGATTGCCAAAGGCGCCAAGTACCTATGCGCCTACAAAAAACTATGATATTTCCATGGGCAGAGCCAATCGTGTTATTACAAGAATGTATACACTTGGCTGGATAGACGACGCAACATACAAAAAGGCATTGGCTGAAAATCCGGTAGTATATAATGATACACTGACACAAAACAGAGCCCCTTTTGTTGTGGATGAAGTTGCAAGAAGATTCAGAAATATGGGAATTGACGACTTAAAAACAGGCGGATATGAAATATATACAACGATTGATTTGAAACTGCAGGATATTGGAAGAAAATCACTGCAGTATGCGTATGACAAAGCTTTAGAGAGAATTGAAAAATATAAAGAAAAAGAGGCACAGGAAACAGAAGACGAAACCTTTAAAGTCCAGGATGTCAATGTGTCACAGCTTAACGGTGCTTTGGTTTCTCTTGATTCCAAAACAGGGGATATTTTGGCACTGCTTGGGAGTGTAGATTATAAAAAAAGCTCTTATAATCGTGCTACTCAGGGCAGGCGCCAGCCCGGTTCCGCTTTTAAACCTTTTATATATCAGGTAGCTATTGATTTGGGATATTCGGGTGCTACAAAACTTGTTGATATTGCCCAGACATATGCCTATGAAAAAAATGGTGAGGAGATGAAATGGCAGCCTAAAAACTATGAAAAAAACTATAAAGGTCTCATTACTCTCAGAGAAGCACTTATTCATTCAAGAAATTTAGCGACTATCAATCTTGTAAATGACATAGGCCTGTCACAGTTGTTGCGGGAACTGAAAAAATTTCATATTAAAAATCTGCCAAATGACCTCTCTATCGCTCTTGGAACCATGTCAATGTCACCGCTTGAACTTGCACAGTATTATACGTCATTTTCAAACTACGGGATTCAGGTAAAACCTCACTTGATTACAAGTATTGACCAAGGCGGCAGTACTGTTTATAAAAAAGAGGATGTTTCTTATTATATAACGGCTCCGACTCAGGCTTTTATAATGACGACGATACTGCGTGATGTTGTCACAAGAGGAACAGGACGAAGAGCAAGAGTGCGAGGCATAGAAATTGCAGGAAAGACAGGAACAACAAATAATAATATAGATGCCTGGTTTGCCGGCTATTCCCCTACTGTTGAGACGGTTGTCTGGTTCGGCAATGATGACAATACACCGATGTATCACAAAGAGACAGGAGGACGGGTTTCGGGTCCCGCCTTTGCTTATTATTTCAGAAATCTTTTGAAACTCTACCCTCAGATAAAGCGAAAATTTGATGTGCCTGAGGGAATTATTGAAGTGAAAATCAATGGAAAAAAAGAGTATTTCAGTGATATCTCAAAGCCGCCAAGAAGTGATTACAGTGATGAAACAGAATCTGAACTTCTTTTTTAG
- a CDS encoding aminotransferase class I/II-fold pyridoxal phosphate-dependent enzyme — MNFYAKELKALQRAGRYRTREIVDNTLHDFASNDYLGLSHNKELHTLTCKELAEYPLNNPKASMLINGYHQIHKDFEEALCEANGFEAAIVLGSGFNANIALIESLVRRGDTLFMDELYHASGVLASQLHNIDVVFFKHNDMQELQSLLKHSTAKRKIVAVEGIYSMDGDLCAKEVFDICDEEEAILIVDEAHSSGVVGDKLMGVFDYYGIAVKQNHIKMGTLGKAYGSFGAFILSSEHISHYLLNRAKPIVYATALSLYDTLLAHNGLKYILQNSETLKKEIMLRQTIVSQELGLHVKGLIVPVCIGDNRQVIDIKNRLLKSGYSVGAIRQPTVASAIIRLIARLGEKSDTLRLVCKELAGIES, encoded by the coding sequence ATGAATTTTTATGCTAAAGAGCTCAAAGCTCTTCAAAGAGCAGGGCGTTATCGGACACGTGAAATTGTTGACAACACCCTGCATGATTTTGCCTCAAATGACTATTTGGGACTTTCGCACAACAAAGAACTTCATACGCTTACATGTAAAGAATTAGCAGAGTATCCGCTCAACAATCCCAAGGCATCTATGCTGATAAACGGCTATCATCAGATACACAAGGATTTTGAAGAGGCTTTATGTGAAGCAAACGGCTTTGAGGCAGCAATAGTGCTTGGAAGCGGATTTAATGCAAATATTGCCTTGATTGAATCGCTTGTCCGTCGCGGTGATACGCTTTTTATGGATGAACTGTATCATGCCTCAGGTGTTTTGGCTTCCCAGTTACATAATATAGATGTAGTTTTTTTCAAACATAATGATATGCAGGAGTTGCAAAGCTTGCTAAAACATTCAACTGCCAAACGAAAGATCGTTGCAGTTGAGGGTATTTACTCGATGGACGGTGATTTGTGCGCAAAAGAGGTTTTTGATATATGTGATGAAGAGGAAGCGATTTTGATAGTTGATGAAGCGCACAGCAGCGGAGTAGTCGGAGACAAACTGATGGGTGTTTTTGATTATTACGGTATTGCCGTAAAGCAAAACCATATTAAAATGGGAACGCTCGGAAAAGCCTATGGCAGTTTCGGTGCTTTTATACTCTCATCAGAACATATATCACACTATCTTTTAAATCGTGCAAAACCGATTGTGTATGCGACTGCTCTCTCTTTGTATGATACACTGTTGGCGCATAACGGACTGAAATATATTTTGCAAAACAGTGAAACACTGAAAAAAGAGATAATGCTTCGCCAAACAATAGTCTCCCAAGAGTTAGGCTTACATGTAAAGGGTTTGATTGTGCCTGTTTGTATAGGAGACAATAGACAGGTCATAGATATTAAAAACAGGCTGTTGAAATCCGGTTACAGTGTGGGGGCGATACGCCAGCCTACGGTTGCTTCTGCAATAATTCGTCTGATTGCAAGACTCGGTGAAAAGAGTGATACGCTCAGACTGGTTTGCAAAGAGTTGGCAGGAATAGAGTCATGA
- the alaS gene encoding alanine--tRNA ligase, with translation MDIREEYLKFFESKQHTRVPSAPLVPEDATLLFNNAGMVPFKSIFTGEVPRPKNPRATSCQTCIRAGGKHNDLENVGHTARHHTFFEMLGNFSFGDYFKEEAIAYAWEFITEILHLDKDKLWVTVHESDDEAEEIWKKHIAPERIMRLGDKDNFWSMGDTGPCGPCSEIFYDQGAEHFSGPEDYMGGEGDRFLEIWNLVFMQYEVKEKGGERIPLAHPSIDTGMGLERVVAIKEGAISNYGSSLFMPIIRKVEDLTGKEYVYATGASYRVIADHIRTAVFLLSQGVNFSNEGRGYVLRRILRRAVRHGYLLGFREPFMYKLVDTLVDIMGGEYEYLQTKAEVVKEQIELEEARFFKTIESGIALFNMELQNTKDKANAEGREGALGYVFSGEVAFKLYDTYGFPLDLTEDMLKEKNLSLDTATFESLMNEQRRRAKAAWKGSGDDAISGDFKTLLEEFGENRFVGYETMHHASKVLALLDEKYVRVEELQAGEKGWVFLDITPFYAESGGQCGDIGELEGIAQVVDTKKFFGLNLSKIELHASLKVGQQVDAKVDISRNEITKHHSATHLLHAVLFDVLGEHISQAGSLVEANRLRFDFSHPKALSEEELHVIEERVNVEIMRAIPAQTEVLPIEEAKKSGAKSQFGEKYGDEVRVVKFADASVEFCGGIHVDNTANIGSFIITKESGVSAGVRRIEAVCGNAAYKYFCEQRALVKEAQSEVKNLDLLAGISRLKSNIAALKDELKEAHEAAKVEIKADEINGVPVVVDELPNGDIKEKIDELKNQNDKLCAMLFQVKGDKVLIAAGVKGCDAKAGDWIKKIAPLLGGGGGGRPDFAQAGGKDASKLPEAKEAALKFITEVLD, from the coding sequence ATGGATATTAGAGAAGAGTATTTAAAATTTTTTGAATCAAAACAACATACAAGAGTTCCCTCAGCGCCTTTGGTGCCTGAAGATGCGACTCTGCTTTTTAACAACGCAGGCATGGTGCCTTTTAAGTCGATTTTTACAGGGGAGGTTCCTCGTCCCAAAAATCCTCGTGCCACATCCTGCCAGACTTGTATCCGTGCGGGTGGAAAACACAATGACCTGGAAAATGTCGGACATACAGCGCGTCATCATACTTTCTTTGAAATGCTGGGAAATTTCAGTTTCGGAGACTACTTCAAGGAAGAGGCAATTGCCTATGCCTGGGAGTTTATCACTGAGATATTGCATCTGGACAAAGACAAACTCTGGGTAACAGTGCATGAAAGTGATGATGAGGCTGAAGAAATCTGGAAAAAGCACATTGCGCCTGAGCGGATTATGCGTCTTGGAGACAAAGACAACTTCTGGTCTATGGGTGATACGGGACCGTGCGGACCGTGTTCTGAAATCTTTTATGATCAGGGAGCAGAACATTTTAGCGGTCCCGAGGATTATATGGGCGGTGAAGGCGACAGATTTTTGGAAATCTGGAACCTTGTTTTTATGCAGTATGAAGTCAAAGAAAAAGGCGGAGAGAGAATTCCTCTTGCACATCCATCCATAGATACAGGAATGGGGCTGGAGCGTGTTGTAGCCATTAAAGAGGGTGCCATTTCCAATTATGGATCCTCTTTGTTTATGCCGATTATCCGAAAAGTCGAAGATTTGACAGGCAAAGAGTATGTGTACGCTACGGGTGCATCGTACCGTGTTATAGCAGATCATATCAGAACCGCAGTATTTTTACTCTCTCAGGGTGTAAATTTTTCTAATGAGGGACGCGGGTACGTGCTTCGAAGAATCCTGCGCCGTGCTGTGCGTCACGGATATCTTCTTGGATTCCGTGAGCCTTTTATGTATAAACTTGTCGATACTTTGGTTGATATTATGGGTGGTGAGTATGAGTATCTTCAGACCAAAGCAGAGGTTGTCAAAGAACAGATAGAGCTTGAAGAGGCACGATTTTTCAAGACAATAGAATCAGGCATAGCACTTTTTAATATGGAACTGCAAAATACCAAAGACAAGGCGAATGCCGAAGGCAGAGAAGGTGCCCTGGGGTATGTGTTTTCGGGTGAAGTGGCTTTTAAACTCTATGATACCTACGGCTTTCCGCTTGACTTGACAGAAGATATGCTCAAAGAAAAAAACCTCTCACTGGATACGGCAACATTTGAGAGCCTGATGAATGAGCAGAGAAGACGTGCCAAAGCTGCCTGGAAAGGGAGTGGGGATGATGCCATCAGCGGTGACTTTAAAACACTGCTTGAGGAGTTTGGTGAAAACAGATTTGTCGGATATGAAACTATGCATCATGCAAGCAAAGTGCTGGCACTTTTAGATGAAAAGTATGTGCGTGTGGAAGAACTGCAAGCCGGAGAAAAAGGATGGGTATTTTTAGATATTACACCTTTTTATGCTGAGAGTGGCGGACAGTGTGGTGATATTGGAGAACTTGAAGGCATTGCACAGGTAGTTGATACGAAAAAATTCTTTGGTTTGAATCTTTCGAAGATAGAGTTGCATGCCTCTCTCAAAGTCGGACAGCAGGTAGATGCAAAAGTGGATATTTCCAGAAATGAGATAACAAAACATCACTCGGCAACACACCTGTTGCATGCGGTACTTTTTGATGTGCTTGGAGAACATATTTCACAGGCGGGTTCTTTGGTTGAGGCAAATCGTCTGCGATTTGATTTTTCTCATCCAAAAGCGCTCAGTGAAGAGGAATTACATGTAATAGAAGAGCGTGTAAATGTTGAAATAATGCGTGCAATTCCTGCCCAAACCGAGGTACTGCCTATAGAAGAGGCAAAAAAATCAGGTGCGAAGAGCCAGTTTGGCGAGAAGTATGGAGATGAGGTGCGTGTTGTTAAATTTGCAGACGCTTCTGTTGAGTTTTGTGGCGGAATACATGTAGACAATACGGCAAATATCGGTTCGTTTATCATTACTAAAGAGAGCGGTGTGAGTGCCGGTGTGCGACGTATTGAAGCTGTGTGCGGCAATGCGGCGTATAAATACTTTTGTGAGCAAAGAGCACTTGTAAAAGAGGCGCAGAGTGAAGTGAAAAATCTTGATCTGCTTGCAGGAATCAGCAGGCTCAAATCAAATATAGCTGCTTTGAAAGATGAACTCAAAGAGGCACACGAAGCTGCAAAAGTTGAAATTAAAGCAGATGAGATAAACGGTGTGCCAGTAGTTGTGGATGAACTGCCTAACGGGGATATCAAAGAAAAGATAGATGAGCTGAAAAATCAAAATGACAAACTCTGTGCAATGCTTTTCCAGGTCAAAGGTGATAAAGTGCTCATAGCCGCAGGTGTCAAAGGGTGCGATGCGAAAGCGGGTGATTGGATCAAAAAAATAGCACCGCTTCTTGGCGGAGGCGGTGGCGGTCGTCCTGACTTTGCCCAAGCCGGAGGAAAAGATGCTTCAAAACTGCCTGAGGCAAAAGAAGCAGCACTGAAATTTATTACAGAGGTATTGGATTGA